In the Streptomyces sp. f51 genome, one interval contains:
- the zwf gene encoding glucose-6-phosphate dehydrogenase, producing MAADWDNPLRDPRDRRLPRIAGPSGLVIFGVTGDLSRKKLMPAVYDLANRGLLPPGFSLLGFARREWEDQDFAQVVHDSVREHSRTEFREEVWQQLAEGMRFIPGDFDDDTAFKQLRSAVDELDASRGTSGNYAFYLSVPPKFFPKVVRQLKRHGLADAPEGSWRRAVIEKPFGHDLASARELNRIVHDVFDPDQVFRIDHYLGKETVQNILALRFANQMYEPVWNRSYVDHVQITMAEDIGIGGRAGYYDGIGSARDVIQNHLLQLLALTAMEEPAAFDAESLLAEKLKVLRAVKLPENLGEHTVRGQYAASWQGGAEVRGYLQEDGIDPASTTDTYAAVKLQVDNRRWAGVPFYLRTGKRLGRRVTEIAVVFQRAPHSPFDSTATEELGANAIVIRVQPDEGMTVRFGSKVPGTSMEIRDVTMDFAYGESFTESSPEAYERLILDVLLGDANLFPRHQEVEESWKILDPIEGYWDSHGTPAQYPSGSWGPEEADEMLARDGRSWRRP from the coding sequence GTGGCGGCCGACTGGGACAACCCGCTGCGCGACCCGCGCGACCGCCGGCTCCCCCGTATCGCCGGCCCCTCCGGCCTGGTCATCTTCGGCGTCACGGGCGACCTGTCCCGCAAGAAGCTGATGCCGGCGGTGTACGACCTCGCCAACCGGGGTCTGCTGCCGCCGGGATTCTCGCTCCTCGGGTTCGCCCGCCGCGAGTGGGAGGACCAGGACTTCGCGCAGGTGGTCCACGACTCGGTGCGCGAGCACTCCAGGACCGAGTTCCGCGAGGAGGTCTGGCAGCAGCTCGCCGAGGGCATGCGGTTCATCCCCGGCGACTTCGACGACGACACGGCATTCAAGCAACTGCGCTCCGCCGTCGACGAGTTGGACGCTTCCCGGGGCACCAGCGGCAACTACGCGTTCTACCTCTCCGTACCGCCGAAGTTCTTCCCGAAGGTGGTCCGCCAGCTCAAGAGGCACGGACTGGCCGACGCCCCCGAGGGGTCCTGGCGGCGCGCGGTCATCGAGAAGCCGTTCGGCCACGACCTGGCGAGCGCCCGCGAGCTGAACCGGATCGTGCACGACGTGTTCGACCCGGACCAGGTGTTCCGGATCGACCACTACCTCGGCAAGGAGACCGTCCAGAACATCCTGGCGCTCCGCTTCGCCAATCAGATGTACGAGCCCGTCTGGAACCGGTCGTACGTCGACCACGTCCAGATCACCATGGCCGAGGACATCGGCATCGGCGGCCGGGCCGGTTACTACGACGGCATCGGCTCCGCCCGTGACGTCATCCAGAACCATCTGCTCCAGCTGCTGGCGCTCACCGCCATGGAGGAACCGGCCGCGTTCGACGCCGAGTCGCTGCTCGCCGAGAAGCTCAAGGTCCTCAGGGCCGTGAAGCTGCCGGAGAACCTGGGCGAGCACACCGTGCGCGGCCAGTACGCGGCGAGCTGGCAGGGCGGCGCCGAGGTGCGCGGCTACCTCCAGGAGGACGGCATCGACCCCGCGTCGACGACCGACACCTACGCGGCCGTCAAGCTCCAGGTGGACAACCGCCGTTGGGCCGGGGTCCCGTTCTACCTGCGCACCGGCAAGCGACTGGGCCGGCGGGTCACGGAGATCGCGGTCGTCTTCCAGCGCGCCCCGCACTCCCCGTTCGACTCCACGGCGACCGAGGAACTCGGCGCGAACGCGATCGTCATCCGCGTCCAGCCCGACGAGGGCATGACGGTGCGCTTCGGATCGAAGGTACCGGGTACGTCGATGGAGATCCGGGACGTCACCATGGACTTCGCGTACGGCGAGTCGTTCACCGAGTCCAGCCCGGAGGCGTACGAACGGCTGATCCTGGATGTCCTGCTCGGCGACGCCAATCTCTTCCCCCGTCACCAGGAGGTGGAAGAGTCCTGGAAGATCCTCGACCCGATCGAGGGGTACTGGGACAGCCACGGCACGCCCGCGCAGTACCCCTCGGGCAGCTGGGGCCCGGAGGAAGCCGACGAGATGCTCGCACGAGACGGACGGAGCTGGCGCAGGCCATGA
- the tal gene encoding transaldolase, whose translation MITVTEATATAVPLERLSGEGVSIWLDDLSRKRIESGNLAELVATRHVVGVTTNPSIFQAAIGSGEGYEQQLADLAVRGVTVDEAVRMMTTADVRAAADILRPVFEATGGRDGRVSIEVDPRLAHNTAATVAEARQLAWLVDRPNAMIKIPATEAGLPAITEVIGLGISVNVTLIFSLERYREVMDAYLAGLEKARAAGIDLAGIHSVASFFVSRVDSEIDKRLAKLGTDEALALKGRAALANARLAYEAYEGVFGAADGTAPGDARWTALAGHGAQKQRPLWASTGVKDPAYKDTLYVDELVAPGTVNTMPEGTLNATADHGDIHGDTVTGGYDQARADLAAVEALGISYDEVVGQLEDEGVSKFEAAWEDLLDAVTASLRGKGVEGA comes from the coding sequence ATGATCACTGTGACCGAAGCAACCGCGACCGCGGTACCTCTTGAGCGCCTCTCCGGCGAAGGCGTCTCCATCTGGCTCGACGACCTCTCCCGCAAGCGCATCGAGTCCGGCAACCTGGCCGAACTCGTCGCGACGCGGCACGTGGTGGGCGTGACCACCAACCCGTCCATCTTCCAGGCCGCCATCGGCTCGGGCGAGGGCTACGAGCAGCAGCTGGCCGACCTCGCGGTGCGCGGGGTGACCGTCGACGAGGCCGTCCGCATGATGACGACCGCCGACGTCCGCGCCGCCGCGGACATCCTGCGCCCGGTCTTCGAGGCGACCGGGGGCCGTGACGGCCGGGTCTCCATCGAGGTCGACCCCCGTCTGGCGCACAACACCGCCGCGACCGTCGCCGAGGCCCGCCAGCTCGCCTGGCTGGTGGACCGCCCGAACGCGATGATCAAGATCCCGGCGACCGAGGCCGGTCTCCCGGCGATCACCGAGGTCATCGGCCTCGGCATCAGCGTCAACGTGACGCTGATCTTCTCGCTGGAGCGCTACCGCGAGGTCATGGACGCCTATCTGGCGGGCCTGGAGAAGGCGCGGGCCGCCGGCATCGACCTCGCCGGCATCCACTCCGTCGCCTCCTTCTTCGTCTCCCGCGTCGACAGTGAGATCGACAAGCGGCTCGCGAAGCTCGGCACGGACGAGGCGCTCGCGCTCAAGGGCAGGGCGGCGCTCGCCAACGCCCGTCTGGCCTACGAGGCGTACGAGGGCGTGTTCGGCGCCGCCGACGGCACCGCGCCGGGCGACGCCCGCTGGACGGCGCTCGCCGGCCACGGCGCGCAGAAGCAGCGTCCGCTGTGGGCCTCCACGGGCGTCAAGGACCCCGCGTACAAGGACACCCTGTACGTCGACGAACTGGTCGCTCCCGGCACGGTCAACACCATGCCCGAGGGGACGCTGAACGCGACCGCCGACCACGGCGACATCCACGGCGACACGGTGACCGGCGGCTACGACCAGGCCCGTGCCGACCTGGCCGCGGTCGAGGCGCTCGGCATCTCGTACGACGAGGTCGTCGGACAGCTGGAGGACGAGGGCGTCTCGAAGTTCGAGGCGGCCTGGGAGGACCTTCTCGACGCGGTGACCGCCTCGCTGCGCGGCAAGGGAGTTGAGGGCGCATGA